In Aegilops tauschii subsp. strangulata cultivar AL8/78 chromosome 3, Aet v6.0, whole genome shotgun sequence, one genomic interval encodes:
- the LOC109777458 gene encoding uncharacterized protein isoform X2: protein MASPASFASRTELRLRQRVLSPSLFAVGLDRLQQHPHRQGGEPAVREEAEVVRHRWRPAAKEGPPPVRQVGQGHAHPAPAPHPQIAPQGAPALHEFTRTLDKNLEVHATSSVNDDADHMFNYSSIHCIDTKMFCINLSLLREKRDLEKKSFH, encoded by the exons ATGGCATCCcctgcttcatttgcttcacgGACAGAGCTCCGTCTCCGTCAACGTGTCCTCTCGCCGTCTCTGTTCGCTGTCGGGCTCGATCGACTCCAGCAACACCCCCACA GACAAGGTGGTGAACCCGCTGTTCGAGAAGAGGCCGAAGTAGTTCGGCACCGGTGGCGCCCTGCAGCCAAAGAAGGACCTCCACCGGTTCGTCAAGTGGGCCAAGGTCATGCGCATCCAGCGCCAGCGCCGCATCCTCAAATAGCGCCTCAAGGTGCCCCGGCGCTCCATGAGTTCACCCGCACCCTCGACAAGAACCTCG AAGTACATGCGACGTCCAGTGTCAACGATGATGCGGACCATATGTTCAACTACAGCTCCATCCATTGCATCGACACAAAG ATGTTTTGCATCAACCTGTCATTGCTAAGGGAGAAGCGGGACTTGGAGAAGAAATCTTTCCATTAA
- the LOC109777458 gene encoding uncharacterized protein isoform X1: MASPASFASRTELRLRQRVLSPSLFAVGLDRLQQHPHRQGGEPAVREEAEVVRHRWRPAAKEGPPPVRQVGQGHAHPAPAPHPQIAPQGAPALHEFTRTLDKNLVHATSSVNDDADHMFNYSSIHCIDTKMFCINLSLLREKRDLEKKSFH; this comes from the exons ATGGCATCCcctgcttcatttgcttcacgGACAGAGCTCCGTCTCCGTCAACGTGTCCTCTCGCCGTCTCTGTTCGCTGTCGGGCTCGATCGACTCCAGCAACACCCCCACA GACAAGGTGGTGAACCCGCTGTTCGAGAAGAGGCCGAAGTAGTTCGGCACCGGTGGCGCCCTGCAGCCAAAGAAGGACCTCCACCGGTTCGTCAAGTGGGCCAAGGTCATGCGCATCCAGCGCCAGCGCCGCATCCTCAAATAGCGCCTCAAGGTGCCCCGGCGCTCCATGAGTTCACCCGCACCCTCGACAAGAACCTCG TACATGCGACGTCCAGTGTCAACGATGATGCGGACCATATGTTCAACTACAGCTCCATCCATTGCATCGACACAAAG ATGTTTTGCATCAACCTGTCATTGCTAAGGGAGAAGCGGGACTTGGAGAAGAAATCTTTCCATTAA